The nucleotide window CTAGTAATGTGACGAAACTACCTTGTCGACGAAACACCCTGGAGTTTCGTCACCTGGCTGTCGACGAAAGTTGGGGAGTTTCGTCAACTTGTCTCTCGACGAAACATGATGTTTTGTCGGCTGTGTATCAACGAAACTTGGGTAATACGATGACACATGGGTCCTTCACAGTGAACTAGGTTGACTTTTGTTGATGAATGACTATGCTAATAAAACCATGATATATACTGTTAATGATGACTAACTATGACCAAGAAGGCATGACTTGGTTTTCATGTATGGCACATCCAACTGTTAGGCATTATTACGAATCATGCATATAAACTGTGGAATTGAATGAGTTTATTTAACTGCTATGTGCCATTTGGGAATCACTGTTTGAAATGCATACTGTCATTTATATGTGAACCTTGTGAATGTAAACTGACATCACGTAAGTGAATACCATAGGTTGTGACTGTTTAAGTGTGAACAAGTAattaatcataccgagcaaaccaaggtgaattcactgctctttttccaagcatgcgtcccgaggagggacatctggtaaacgttccggggaggaatgttgGGTTTGGGGATGTTTGTTAATACTCGCATATCTATCAATCAAATCCCATCTACCGATTGTTGCTGGGGAGGCAACGGgatattagttaatagcgctatttaggctTGGCAaccattgctttgatagaggcaatgGGGTATGGGCAAAACAACTTTAAGACATCAGCGGTAAACGAGTTATTACAACATCAAATCATCAAATCTGTGAAACCTTTTAATCTGGCAACTGGTatctaaacacgttaacaaaactttgaactcaccagcgtcgtctgatacacttgtctgcatgcttgcaggtctgtaGGTTTATAtcatggaacttgctgtctggaaggctggagtggtcatgggtcgagatacatgaaATCGTAACACAAGACTAATAGTTTACGTATGTGTGGTTTATGAAACACTTAACAACTgggttatgcttccgctgtgtaaAATGAATTATTTGTAACgttttgtaacactttatatTAATggatgaaagttttatttaaatatatttatgagttcaatgtgattggtggctaaagatcctggtacgtcactcACCCTACGGTGTTtccgcaagtggtattttgggggtgtgacacacggccccgtgctgagctctgcagaagctgaaaaataaaaaaatcctaaaaaagaaataaaaataagaaaaacgattaggTCGTTGATTACTAACTTTCTTacaatccttgtgtccccggcaacggcgccaaaacttgatgcgtgtcgagtgtgatatatttttagttatattttaagccctttttaacactttaatcaagttttaaatttataaaacacgatattctactaacactaaacacacatatgggcaagtgcacccatcgtgagcgtagtatcgtgttggtaagataccgaggtcgtccaaggacacaagagcttttaataccggtttatcctcaacgtctaatcaaataaaaagtttagaaaaagttttgaacatgaaaataaaaactaaaaatgctgaaaataaaaataaaaataaaaacagatagacaagatgaatcacttggatccgactcgcctttagcgtaacctttgatgatttccgcacttttgcactttttaagagattatcttagttatagtagtaggcccctcttttgaaggtgacgtcaccctcaacccagtagtttgagcgagcaaggatacaatcctaaagggtcggaatattgaaagataattaattaagttattaatgcgtaatgtggtaggcccctcttttgaaggtggcgttaccctcggctaagtggtttgagtcagcagggatacaatcccaagtagccgggttaatgtattaatagtagtttacatatgaggggatcgagccattcgcacccccgccatccaataccaatgggtattgaaggaggtcctagtaagcttgacccaggtccttgcaggatctatacactgaataaggcaagaaccttaccaaaccattcccttaacccccgaccaggtagccaacatatctctatatagaccgtagagatatgaatggtgtaaatcttttattttatatagacagtaaaataacgccaagacaccacggaaaaatgatacggaagtttcaccttcaacataagaaactagttattaaagtcattaatacaaaaccaaataaaaagttcgaaaagattaaaaatcaaaagtattacactaaatgcttttctacaccaagtgatgtaagagacataggtaaacatggcctttgattgtcaagaactcttactatcaatcttggatcccgagactactacacacactctgtgatggatgatggatgatggtggtggatgtgggttgtaatggtggtggagtgtgggtgaagtgggagagaggtggtttgccaagggatgcctttgaagtgaaccaagcacctctattgataggctgcacagaagcccggacacggccccgtgtccattgggcatggccccgtgtccatcctttttctctttcttcattaattgcaatttgtctgcattagctccacacgcccccgtgtccgctgggcacggccccgtgtgcagaagcgtatctgtactatcaagatttgcttggattctgcgaatcttagcgttgaccacgacaCGTGTTgagctaggcacggccccgtgtcgggattagaagcttctatagctttgtcctttctgcagaTACCTggccatgcccccgtgtccgctgggcacggggtcgtggtcagccttctgttttcttgtttttgcttgggaagatgctgtcgaggggttgggcatgccacgtttgttccttttcttgtatttatgttagattttgttgcatatttgttccttttgttcatttacgctcatttagtcctgaaaatacaaaaggaagacaaaagcacactttttccaacattagtactaaaaagggttagttttatgcctcaattgatgtattttatatgttgcattttacacatcAACTCCCTAGTCCAGTTTTCCACTATCTCTCCATCTTCTTCAGTATGATTAAGATAGGTAACTTTTGGAGTGTTCGAGAATACCTGATGAAGATCAGAATGCTTAGTTCCAGAAGAAGACTCCCCCTGATGTTGAGCTTCATCCCTTTCCATATTCTGCTCATCATTTAGAAAATCTTCAACTTGTCTAGTACCTGTTGATTTCACATTCGAAGCACCACCAgcaccatcttcatcatcatttcctttatcatctttatcatcttTGTCACCTTTATCATCATTTTCATCTTTATCATCTTGGTGATCTTCATCGTCATCATCACCAAACCACTCATTTAAttcttcatcatcgtcatcaaTCTCAAACTTTTTCAACTTGGCCTTTAGCCGATGACGTTCAACTTCAATTCTTCGAAGACTAACACTTTCTTCGTACGAAGTAGGTGCTATTTGTTGCATCTTCTTCGTCTGACACTTTCTTTTTCTTTGGAGTTTTCTTCAACTTGAACTTTCCACTGACATATGAAGTAGGTGCTATTTGTGTAACTTCAATCTCTCTTTCAGTTTCACTTGAATCAGTCTGCACCTCTCCTTCAATGAATGTCTCTTTCAATGTTTCTCCACCAGCTTTAGCTTCTATATTCTCAGCAGTCTTTTCAGCATCTTTAGCAATCTGAGCAGCTGATAACTTTCATAGACGGCAAATGACATGTTAAGAAGATCAACACCTCTATCTATTACTTCTTGTGGAGGAATAACAGGTTCATCAACCAAATGAGGTGGAGATTTCATCTTCTGTGTATCTATATCACCCTTTTGAACAACTTTCGAAGTTGTAACTTTCGGAGTTCTCTTCCTCGGCTTTTCATCCTTCTTAATTCACCATTTGGTCTTCTTGAGAATAAGTGGATCCATTTTCTTTGTTTCATCATCTGAATCGCTATTGTCATGCCTCCATTTGTCGTCCTCCGGAGTTTCATAATCTGGTTTCTAAACTTCTGTCTGTATTTCGGTTCATCACCCTTTTTAGCTCCTCTATAAAAGTCTAATCACTTCAATGTCTCACTATCCATATGTTCTAGCATTaattcatcaccatcatctttaGGCAGATTCTGAATTTGATCATCAAGAAGCATCTGCACGAATCTCGGATATAGCACATACCTTTCTCCTTTGATATTGTCTATCATATGATTGAATATCACTTGCGATATATTATAAGGTCTGTTGAGGATCAGGCTAGTGATGATGTTCATTATGTAGTCAGGAGCTTCATCGTAAGCACCCTTTTCTATGCCCCAGTGCATGTAACACACAGTGAACTAAAAACGTAAGGTCTTGAAAACTTTGACTTAGTATACGTTGGATCATTGGTGAATCCAACGTATCCCATTCTCAACCAAAGACCCTTGCATAGTCTTTTAGAACCGATGATTGGATCCTCATCTTTGTCTTTCAAATCCAGCACTCTCCTGACATCATCCACTGTAATCTTTACTAGAAGATCTATATCTTTGTTCTTCTCATTCTTCACCTTCACTGCTGAATGAATCGCCTTTTCGTCTTCAACATAGTGAGCAGCACTCCAAAACGTCCTCACATGCGATCCTTAGCATTTGTGCTTCTCTGTTAGTGCTTTACAGATCCTCCTATCTTTCAAAaactacaacacatctttgaacGGTTCTATATTCGAATACTTCTCGTCTAGAATACAACAAATGTTATGTTTACTATGAAAATCAGAACCCTTTGCCTGCAAAACTTTCATTATCAAAATATGCACGTTTTTCAAGACACATAGTGCACAGTAAAAattttcaacacttagaaaattttctaACACCTCAACACTGTGCACTCCATCCGGATGGACATGGTCCGGATGGGATAAACATTCATTTGATCCTGATGGCTTATGGTTTGAATGGACTCATCCGAATGAATATGGTCCGGATGGGAACATGGTCCGGAGGGTCATCCGGAAAGGTTACATGGTCCGGATGGGAACATAGTCTGGATGGTCATCCGAAAAGGTTATATGgtccggatggtcatccggaagAATTCCGATGAACACACAAACAAATTCAATCAATTATTTTCAAGTTTTTTGTAAAATTGAAGCCAATTTCTCTTAAAGAATGTGCCGATTAAGCTTATTCTATGTTCAATTTCATCAAAAACGGCCTAATAAGCCCTAGATCTAAGAAAAACCATATGTCGGCTATCGGACCTCCTAATGGGTATAAGATCAAATCTAAGCAAGGTTTGATGAAATTGAAAGCATATTCACTTAAAACTAAGGCCGGTTATCACTATTCTACGATGAATTTCATGAAAAACATCCTAACAAGCCCTAGATCTAAGCATACAAGGTGTCGGCAGTTCCGAATGATTTAAAGAAGCATTAAATGATGAATTTGAGAATACTTACCTTCACCATTGTAAGTATTGTGCAAACCAATACCCCTAGGAAAGAAATCCGGCAGCGTAACGGCTCAAAATCACAATGAAAATGGAGAGAAAAAGTGAGTGTTTCTGAATGGTTTTTCGACCAAATGAGCTAACTATTGTCCGAATGGCTATCTATAGccctcggatgaccatccgtccggatggcttGTGGCCGGGATGGCATATGATCCGGATGGCCATCTGCCCGGAtgggtttttcaaattttcaaactttttaccatttttaagtcAGTTTTAAATCCACTGGGGTAtccaggtccaagttaatgaccctggttaCTCGATTTGtcgaccaagtccaagttaatgaccttggttgacccgatTACGAACCGTCTGTCATTTTTGACCAAATTTTTCAACTTTCTCGAAAATACAAGTTTtaatttaatgaacttgtttgactttttaagattCCCAAACTTTCAGATAAGCTCCCACCCAGTCATTCAATATCTTTCTCTGCATCTGAGATTCTGAAGATCAGCTCTCCACAATGGTTTCTCAAAAATAATGCAGAAATAAAACCTTTTTGTATTTTAGAAACTTTATAtcaaaacacactgaaaatcttttttggGTTTAAGCTGAAATGAAATAATAGGAAACTATATACAAACATGTTTGTGAGCtgtgttagaggatcatatcagctaacGACGTGTCACTAGCACCACTGAGCTTATATTTCAcattaagttttaaacgattcaccaaaattgtcgatatactgatccacttaaattttcacatagagttcaactgattcaggatatgGAATTAATGTTATAAGAatttaacttattcgcgtgtcccacctcagaatatactctcgaaTCCAGATtccctatattcagtcttacaggtgaatatactataATGATATATGTTCACTGGGTattgcgagaccatgagagctcaggttagaacatCCGTTCAGACAGAGAgttgatggctcgactttaggtgtgtcccacttagggatcttctttacaacaaCATTTGATTTGTATCTTTCGATATTTATcaatttttatgctgagggaaagctttatttttaaagtgcataaagtattatatgatgactaggccattgcttccgcaatatcagaaatcctagtataataccccagatatcactaagtataaagacctagtatcttagaaacAGGCAATCTttgaaacaagatttcaggggttacctatatatccgagagatgttccccacgaaataagtaagatgtagaatttaggtttatatcccgaatgcAGTTTACTAAacgtgtaaaaacctatcgacacatcatcagtgagaccgtttaacACTTTTAACTTTCCAAATCTAGTGTACCGTAACAGTcaagctgatgtactatcatttcctctttttacactaACTCTGTTTGggttttctaatgttttttacattttgaattttctattgtttttatatttttacatttttttaatgtttttggattttctataactctatctccccctaaagaccaaaacatcTAAAAATGTGACAAACCAGAGCAGATTGCTTCCCAACGTCCTCTGCTTTGGattcctcatcaacgccaatcaCATCTCCCCCTGACAATAAAAGCTTCATCCCGTTTAGTTTTAACAGATAATGAAAACggtttttatcaaacggttttgtaTGAAGGTCAGCCTTTTGTTCGTGGGTGTGGATTTTTTCGATTCGAAACAACTTCTTCTCGTAGCTATCACGGATGTAGTGATATTTGATCTCAATGTTTTTTGTTTTAGCATGATGAACAGGGTTCTTTGTTATGTTAATGGCTCCCTCATTATCTACAAATATGGGCAAGTTAAGAAATTGCAGACCATAGTCTctcatctgctgttgaatccataATAACTGTGAACAACAGCTGATAGCTAAGACATACTCAGCTTCACAGGTAGAGAAAGCGACCGTGGtctgtttcttacactgccaagttaCCAGGCATGTTCCAAAGAACTGGCAGCCGATCGTTATAGACTTTGAATTCAGTTTGCAGCATCTGAAATCTGACTCTGAATAACCTTCTAGTCTGAAATCATCATCCTTTGGATACTACAACCCCAAGCTTAGAGTTCCTTTCGGGTAGCGTAGAATCCGCTTGACGATGACCATATGTGAGGCTCTTGGACTCGACTGATAACGGGCCGCGAGGCAGGTTGGATACATTATGTCGGGTCGAGATGCAGTGAGATACATTAGCGATCCAATCATTGAGCGGTATAATATTTCGTCGACCTTCTCTCCCATGAGATCAGGATTGATATCGTGGTTGGTTGCTAGTGGGGTGGACATAGGAGCGATTCCTGACATACTGAATTTCTcaagaatatcatgaacgtacttcgtttgatgtgTGAAGATCCCCTCTAGCAGTTGATCGACCTGCAGActgaggaagaacttcatctcaccCATGGAAGACATCTTGAACTTCTGCTTCATCACTTTTGTTGTGCATacatctatcgacttcgtcttgtatcgagtcttagattgtattgtatagattagggcacgttttacgagaaaataggagaatgtatgtgtattagaagctgatttcgctcctgtagGTTTAAcatgtgatttcgcccgaaatcactaATGTGATTTCGTTCTTGTGGTTATGTATTacttggggcgaaatcaggaccctatatataggtcatCCTGAGCGAAATCAGGTATCTGTTGTCTTGTATTCCACgctgaggtgctgccggtgtgaagactgagtgtaattgagttctaatcaatacaataagtagttaaagtgaagaaacagctgtttctagctttgtttcttgttttccgcacctgaaacagagtaaaactcctctgaacgactcattcgggtcaaatcacgatcctacaagtggtatcagagctcaggaggaggagttctgcagagattagctggaattcatcaagttttcttacttttacaccttctttcttcactaGAACGAGTTTTAACGGACAAAAcctgctcaaaatttcacagataatagataattggacattaacaaatcctggaaagtttcacacttaaaatcggactaaaaatggacaaaattgccctccgagctgatttcgctcgaacggacaacctctgatttcgctcttggtgtcctgatttcgctcaagTTACAAGTTAATTTCGCTCCTGGGATATCATTCTTGAGATTTCGCTCCAGGGTAActtcttgatttcgctccaagctgctcaaaacatctgatttcgctctaaagtCAGGCTAATTTCGCTCCTGTGACACATTGAtagagatttcgctccaaagttgaTATAATTTCGCTCCTACAtgcattctgatttcgctccatagtcagtgttgatttcgctccagactGAACTTGGGTGATTTCGCTCTAAAGGTGCAAATTGCTAATTTCGCTCAAAAGTTGTTGCTTTTGAAAAACTTGTTAAGTAATTATGGataccgagttttacaacgcgtttgctacaccaTCTAGCCCGTCTATCATTGCACAAGCCATGAGTTTAGAAAACGAAATGGGAACtacacaaaagcccccgaaactgatgagtatcgaagaatattatgggtggaaagacagattcaaaaactgggttcaggcaaaccatctcaggtcatgggaatgtattttgaagaaatatgtgttgcctcgaacagatttgcaggttatcaaagatTTATCAGAATTTACAAATGAAGAACGAAATATGTATAAAGcagagaagatgatgatcagtctgcttcaacaagcaatcaaagaagacatcttcattctgcttcagcatgacaaaacatcgaaatcgatctgggatgcacttaaagttaagttcgagggtagtgagaacatgataaagagcaagaaggcattgctaaagaaagagtttgatctgttcagtagcTTACTGGGAgaggatacgaagaagctgatagaacgatactgccacttagtgcaatcaatgtcgatgttgagtattacaaaagatcgtgaagagtgggtagacaagcttgctgatgcattaccgcagaaagattggggaacgtatttgatgattctgaagaatacgggtgtttatgatgggctaacgatttctcagtttattgaaaagatcgagagtcaggatttggaacagcagaagatcgctaggatgaacagtccaagtggtcaacaggatgtaaagatgtactacaaaggtagtgttccagttctAGAATCTGAAAGAAGTCCTAAAGTCCagactgcttttagtgctggggattcaacagagaaggttgatcagggttcaaacaacagcagcagtggattctcctcatttccaagtgtcaatcctaaagagtcaaatacaagttttcactctcaaagcacaaagacaggaaatggttatgtgatccagTGTAACATCgcattgaatcttccagagggtcaaagttttCCGGAAGAAGTcgcaaaagatcacatggctttacttggttctgtaCTTCTctcatatgaaggtctagttgctggtcggatcgggaatcctatgctcacaaaggaggattatgatcagatagacgccgaagagatggaactgatggatattaaatggtgtctagcAAGTGTTCTAAGAcaagctgaaaagttcaagcttattactgggagaaatgactttctcgatgctcatgtatctactttaggttttgataaatctaaagttacttgttttcgatgcagggagaaaggacatttcaagagggagtgcaagaacagggaagctagtggtgctcagaatccgtttggaaaagaagATTACTACcagaaagccatttatcaacaggttggtcaacagcaagaaccacaggtggctcatggtaggaagattgaggattcaaagagagcgtgtttggtagACTTCAACTGGAACAATTACATCtcacctgaaagcaaagcatgtatagtcgatcaagatgatgaaaggctacctgaaggcttcagctgggatatgtttgttgatgaaaaaggagaattcaaagctttcatcgctaagattgtcagagaaccagacatgtttgccacgtggatgaagtctattggtgagactgtgaagagtgTGGATGAAGAGTTTGTTGTTTCTGACGAAAGtacagaaagtgctgatgaaaactcacagagttcagatgaaagtgtacattatgatgttagttcagaaaaagaagttgtctttgatcaaacaccatctgattctggtttatcagatgctagttctgaaaaatctgtacagtttgatcagtcaccaactgaTGATGACAGCattgatgatgaggaagagaaacatatcaatGTTGCTAAAtttcatctttctcctgaaagttttcatttctattttgcagatcgcttggagaaacttaaggagaaacgagctgctaaagaacaacaacaaatgaaaactaaagatgttgttcagaatgtgaatgttgaaagtgttgctgaggagattgttgagAGTGAGcaagtgaaagaagaagaaaaggtgactgaagtcGAGAAAGTGGTTGAAGTGGTGAAGACaatagaagttgaaaagattgttgaagtcatcaaaccttgcacgaagtgtttggaagcatgcaaggaatgt belongs to Helianthus annuus cultivar XRQ/B chromosome 5, HanXRQr2.0-SUNRISE, whole genome shotgun sequence and includes:
- the LOC110943139 gene encoding transcription initiation factor TFIID subunit 11-like — translated: MKSPPHLVDEPVIPPQELSAAQIAKDAEKTAENIEAKAGGETLKETFIEGEVQTDSSETEREIEVTQIAPTSYVSGKFKLKKTPKKKKVSDEEDATNSTYFAKLKKFEIDDDDEELNEWFGDDDDEDHQDDKDENDDKGDKDDKDDKGNDDEDGAGGASNVKSTGTRQVEDFLNDEQNMERDEAQHQGESSSGTKHSDLHQVILDSIEIRKNSERSAKITFEMSSQNSGTSSAHSRNSCRERRPSIEATLVHYVMALREALDEMTPIEEVLIDRINYLTVGLENSFQEINLLHQRLNILVTPPMEAIIPQGDWNLAQGVINPTGWDGIPTEPPLDNL